Proteins from one Malassezia vespertilionis chromosome 2, complete sequence genomic window:
- the SWC4 gene encoding swr complex subunit (EggNog:ENOG503P02A; COG:K) produces MSSNDVRDILSLSNGAPGVGTKASRASRAPPTLSNDVRPKARPEGMSRELYALLGPNAPSLVMANGAPLDGGDYHDYASIQGAFQPKFVRKPNTAAARKWVWSPFRNQARNDTQARADAAGDTAGDMLGSGSVAHQGLVLHHWQPYARVENAALDEVYMEESWLPFNTTSHVFHYSTEEYNQYLHDDDWTREETDYLIYMCEEYDTRFIVIEDRYEWPDKKRTIEDLKSRYYTIARRLIRERISNEDIETRQAQLQTYAYDKQQETDRKRAVEKLFLRTPDQFAEEEALYVEARRLEQNEAKFAKERNDLLRLLGGWESLPNANMNTVAAVGAGLTAFPPSDTEADGGKKRRKLDSAPPSAKVSGDPKQALFDAQNFITRFATDAPHVLRTPYPNLIGTPSVLPSVATHAQGTKAESHAHHGAYLRSTRMLGFRPNQYARAMQALAELDPPIGPRLVFPTASNVEKWETLMGAVAGSLEMKKQLERVEAEHRIAHARLVALVSLAASGAEPPAATSEMSEQMHVDEPVPEST; encoded by the coding sequence ATGAGCAGCAACGACGTGCGGGACATTCTCTCCCTGTCAAATGGCGCTCCAGGTGTGGGGACAAAGGCAAGTCGTGCTAGTCGTGCACCGCCCACACTTTCTAATGATGTGCGTCCGAAAGCGCGGCCGGAAGGCATGTCGCGTGAATTGTACGCACTCCTCGGACCCAATGCGCCCAGTCTAGTAATGgcgaacggcgcgccgctggacggGGGAGATTATCATGATTATGCTAGTATTCAGGGAGCGTTCCAACCCAagtttgtgcgcaagccaaacacagctgcggcgcgcaagtggGTTTGGTCCCCCTTTCGAAACCAGGCAAGAAATGAtacgcaagcgcgtgctGACGCAGCGGGCGATACGGCTGGGGATATGCTGGGTTCTGGCTCAGTAGCACACCAAGGCCTGGTATTGCACCACTGGCAGCCATATGCGCGGGTCGAgaatgctgcgctggacgaggTATACATGGAAGAGAGCTGGCTGCCATTCAACACGACTTCGCACGTTTTCCATTATTCCACCGAGGAATACAACCAGTATTTGCATGACGATGACTGGACGCGTGAGGAGACCGACTATTTGATTTATATGTGCGAGGAGTATGACACACGTTTTATTGTGATCGAAGACCGGTACGAATGGCCAGACAAGAAACGGACAATTGAGGATCTCAAGTCTCGGTATTATACCATAGCCCGCCGACTTATCCGCGAGAGGATCAGTAACGAGGATATCGAGACGCGCCAGGCGCAGTTGCAGACATATGCATACGATAAGCAGCAAGAAACGgaccgcaagcgcgcggtggAAAAACTGTTCTTGCGTACGCCAGATCAATTTGCAGAGGAAGAAGCTTTGTAtgtcgaggcgcggcgcctcgagcagAATGAAGCCAAGTTTGCTAAGGAACGCAACGATCTTTTGCGGCTTCTGGGCGGCTGGGAAAGCTTGCCGAATGCGAACATGAACACGGTCGCGGCGGTCGGTGCCGGACTTACCGCATTCCCCCCGTCAGATACCGAAGCAGACGGTGGGAAGAAGCGCCGGAAATTGGACAGTGCACCGCCGTCTGCCAAGGTGAGCGGCGATCCGAAGCAGGCATTGTTTGATGCGCAAAATTTTATCACACGATTCGCGacagatgcgccgcacgtaCTGCGCACTCCGTACCCGAATCTCATTGGCACTCCTTCGGTACTCCCTTCTGTTGCGACACATGCACAGGGGACCAAGGCAGAGAGTCATGCACACCATGGCGCTTACCTTCGCTCAACGCGCATGCTTGGGTTCCGTCCAAATCAatatgcgcgcgcaatgcaagcgcttgcagagCTCGATCCTCCTATTGGGCCACGACTTGTCTTCCCCACCGCGTCGAATGTGGAAAAGTGGGAGACGCTCATGGGCGCCGTTGCGGGCAGTCTTGAGATGAAGAAGCAGCTGGAGCGTGTAGAGGCAGAGCaccgcattgcgcacgcgcgcctcgtAGCGCTGGTATCTCTGGCAGCGTCGGGCGCTGAACCCCCTGCTGCAACGAGCGAAATGTCCGAGCAAATGCATGTAGACGAGCCGGTGCCAGAGTCGACATAG
- the CAB2 gene encoding phosphopantothenate--cysteine ligase (ATP) (EggNog:ENOG503NWZU; TransMembrane:2 (i86-105o111-129i); BUSCO:EOG09263YFX; COG:H), which produces MDNFSAGTRGAASAEYFLEAGYAVIFLSRQFSQFPYTRRYSHTTNPFFDILQESKPCSSDIKVLHDHAPMLQPVLHAYHQALRSGLLLPISFVTVVEYLFFLQMISKELAVLGPHAMLYLAAAVSDFFIPRDRMAMHKIQSNNEALHVTLDPVPKVLSVLVQDWAPQAFVVSFKLETDPALLVPKAEKSLQRYGHQLVIANDLHKRKIEVLLIESTVRTASQDGSPPFRHTWVRIPAEESGAEHRDAAHSAEPGHEIEHDIVAALNRMQNTWIECTATQ; this is translated from the coding sequence ATGGACAATTTCTCTGCAGgcacgcgcggtgcggcatCTGCTGAGTATTTCCTGGAGGCGGGCTATGCGGTAATTTTTCTTTCGCGCCAGTTTAGCCAATTCCCTTACACGCGGCGGTACAGTCACACGACGAACCCCTTTTTTGACATTTTGCAAGAGTCTAAACCCTGTTCTAGCGATATAAAGGTCCTGCACGATCACGCTCCGATGCTGCAGCCAGTGCTTCACGCTTACCaccaagcgctgcgctcgggcCTCTTGCTCCCAATTTCGTTTGTGACCGTCGTAGAGTACCTCTTCTTCTTGCAGATGATCAGCAAAGAATTGGCGGTGCTGGGCCCACATGCAATGCTTTACCTTGCTGCGGCCGTGAGCGACTTTTTCATTCCGCGCGACCGCATGGCAATGCACAAAATCCAGTCGAacaacgaggcgctgcatgtgACGCTCGACCCAGTCCCGAAAGTACTCTCGGTCCTCGTGCAAGATTGGGCACCCCAGGCATTCGTAGTGAGCTTCAAGCTGGAGACGGAccccgcgctgctcgtgccAAAGGCGGAAAAatcgctgcagcgctacgGTCACCAGCTCGTGATTGCCAACGATTTacacaagcgcaagatAGAGGTGCTGCTGATCGAATCCACTGTTCGCACTGCGTCGCAAGATGGCTCGCCCCCATTCCGACACACATGGGTGCGCATTCCCGCGGAAGAGAGCGGTGCTGAGCACAgggatgcggcgcactcTGCCGAGCCTGGGCATGAAATCGAGCACGACATTGTCGCTGCACTGAACCGCATGCAAAACACGTGGATTGAGTGCACGGCTACTCAATAA
- a CDS encoding uncharacterized protein (EggNog:ENOG503NWZK; COG:S), translated as MSKQDEELMAAELYHAGAQSAQALDLDSIPTSESDFDDEVPDGEDDASTKPTSSPSPATEPAPEVRCLWEDCGQIFNDLQPFIEHLHSFHIGIHKSRYACEWSGCPRKGKSQTSRFALLSHLRSHTGEKPFTCPRPECDKSFTRSDALAKHMRMQHNAPSQGVARSAEEREEPIARADHVGDELLELADSDRKGVSGLPVPVVLTVEKAMCNPRALQDKNELEQVLGRVRAKQQRASKKPRIEETDGGPVRADTYALSSDEDSDAQPPTNAAVLKLYLDEKAKLRAARRAREQMRREVYAIQQEEEDLVLSCRETLDLLMERMFGAEYTNVLGPTHTDT; from the coding sequence atgtCGAAGCAGGACGAAGAGCTTATGGCTGCAGAGCTGTACCATGCCGGTGCACAATCAGCACAGGCATTGGACCTCGACAGTATACCCACGTCCGAGTCTGACTTTGACGACGAAGTGCCCGATGGCGAGGATGATGCATCTACCAAGCCCACATCATCGCCTTCGCCGGCGACAGAACCTGCGCCAGAAGTGCGATGCTTGTGGGAGGACTGCGGGCAGATCTTCAACGATTTACAGCCGTTCATTGAGCACTTGCACTCGTTCCATATTGGTATACACAAGTCGCGATACGCATGTGAATGGTCAGGATGCCCCCGGAAAGGCAAGAGCCAAacgtcgcgctttgcactCTTGAGTCACTTGAGGAGTCATACGGGCGAGAAACCATTCACATGCCCACGTCCTGAGTGTGACAAGTCGTTCACTCGCTCCGATGCTCTCGCGAAGCACATGCGCATGCAACacaatgcgccgagccaAGGAGTCGCGAGGAgcgccgaggagcgcgaagagcCCATCGCACGTGCCGATCATGTCGGCGATGAGCTGTTGGAGCTTGCAGATAGTGATCGCAAAGGTGTCAGCGGTCTGCCTGTACCGGTTGTGTTGACTGTTGAGAAAGCAATGTGCAatccacgcgcgctgcaggacaAGAATGAACTGGAGCAGGTTCTGGGtcgtgtgcgtgcaaagcaaCAGCGTGCATCCAAAAAGCCGCGGATCGAAGAGACGGATGGAGGGCCGGTGCGTGCAGATACCTACGCCCTTTCGTCCGACGAAGACAGTGATGCACAGCCGCCGACCAACGCGGCGGTGCTGAAACTGTACCTCGATGAGAAGGCCAagttgcgcgctgcgcgccgtgcgcgcgagcaaatgcgccgcgaggTTTACGCAATTCAGCAGGAGGAAGAAGACCTTGTACTGAGTTGCCGCGAGACGCTAGATTTGCTTATGGAGCGCATGTTTGGCGCAGAGTACACCAACGTGCTTGGCCCGACGCATACGGATACATAA
- a CDS encoding uncharacterized protein (EggNog:ENOG503PKJF; COG:S), translating into MPPVGHPLRARAIGLYKDLHRLGRGYPDPDFSFIPKLRAMFRKNAHLTDSAEIESKLALAEFVRKGTHTVPLMTETESMRRRWADQSTVYVEKVSYATK; encoded by the exons ATGCCGCCAGTAGGCCACCCGCtccgtgcgcgtgcgattgGGCTGTATAAGGAC CTGCATCGCCTTGGACGCGGCTACCCCGATCCAGATTTTAGCTTCATCCCGAAATTGCGTGCTATGTTCCGCAAAAATGCACACCTGACAGACTCGGCAGAGATCGAAAgcaagcttgcgctcgccgagtttgtgcgcaaaggTACGCACACAGTCCCGCTTATGACAGAAACCGAGAGTATGCGACGTCGTTGGGCTGACCAAAGCACTGTATATGTTGAAAAAGTATCGTACGCTACGAAATAG
- a CDS encoding uncharacterized protein (COG:Q; EggNog:ENOG503NYJU): MPKDAAPEILPDLSTAKLFEVRGKIALITGGASGLGKMMSAALVQNGCRVYIASRRMDELERAAAMLNESAPKDSAFPKGTACIPLRADITSKDACYALAGEIKKREDHLDILVNNAGLTWGDKMTDFPEEKGWDKVFHLNVKSQFYLTVALLPLLEKGKSNTNHGSVLNISSVAAFSPSSTGPLSEEGSGTWSYQPSKAASVHLSRSLAVELAEKNILVNAICPGVFPSRMTAWGLGAHKDVFDSVQPTGRIGAPEDIGGLLLFLVSRAGAHITGAAIPIDGGQTLQFFARM, encoded by the coding sequence ATGCCGAAAGATGCAGCACCCGAAATTTTACCCGACCTCAGTACCGCGAAGCTTTTTGAAGTGCGCGGAAAGATCGCTTTGATCACTGGCGGTGCGTCTGGTCTTGGCAAGATGATGAGTGCAGCGCTGGTCCAGAACGGATGCCGTGTCTAtattgcgtcgcgcaggaTGGATGAGCTGGAGCGTGCTGCCGCGATGCTTAACGAGTCAGCACCAAAAGACAGCGCCTTTCCTAAAGGCACTGCGTGCATTCCGCTGCGTGCAGATATTACATCCAAGGACGCATGCTACGCGCTTGCGGGCGAAATCAAAAAGCGCGAGGACCACCTGGACATCCTGGTCAACAATGCCGGCCTGACATGGGGCGACAAGATGACCGACTTCCCCGAGGAGAAAGGCTGGGACAAGGTGTTCCACCTAAATGTCAAGAGCCAATTTTATCTTACTGTTGCACTTCTTCCTCTCCTCGAGAAAGGCAAGTCGAACACGAACCACGGCAGTGTCTTGAACATATCCAGTGTCGCCGCTTTTTCGCCCAGTTCCACGGGCCCCTTGTCCGAGGAGGGAAGTGGTACTTGGAGCTATCAGCCGTCCAAGGCTGCCTCGGTGCATCTCTCTCGCTCGCTTGCCGTCGAGCTTGCCGAAAAGAATATTCTTGTGAACGCCATTTGCCCCGGCGTCTTCCCCAGCCGTATGACTGCATGGggtcttggcgcgcacaagGACGTGTTTGACTCTGTCCAGCCCACGGGCCGCATTGGCGCCCCGGAGGACATTGGTGGACTTCTCCTTTTCTTGGTGAGCCGTGCAGGTGCACACATCACAGGCGCTGCGATCCCCATTGATGGCGGTCAGACATTGCAGTTTTTTGCCCGCATGTAG
- a CDS encoding uncharacterized protein (COG:O; EggNog:ENOG503P0U5): MRVPEYYEILHVSPNASAAEIKKAYQRESLETHPDRFPNASPEQTRDYTRRFQLVADAYYILSDPTRRREYDAARRGASQDDPHADSSDEEESANFFRSFRGANAQPQPHPQPQQMFADAWKEMLRPEVAHPGSLWKYTGSVSGALLGYIMANVPGAVGGAMLGGKLGSVRDVKGKAVTEAFLNLELVQRAEILRGLAAKVFGSL; the protein is encoded by the exons ATGCGGGTGCCGGAGTATTACGAG ATCTTGCATGTGAGCCCTaatgcaagcgcggctgAAATTAAAAAAGCGTACCAGCGCGAGTCGCTGGAGACGCATCCCGACCGCTTTCCGAACGCGTCGCCGGAGCAGACGCGCGACTatacgcgccgcttccaGCTAGTAGCTGATGCAT ACTATATCCTGTCGGACCCCACACGAAGGCGTGAGTacgacgctgcacgccgcggcgcttcgcaAGACGATCCGCACGCGGATagcagcgacgaggaagaaaGCGCCAACTTTTTTCGGTCGTTCCGCGGAGCCAATGCacagccgcagccgcacccgcagccgcagcagaTGTTTGCAGATGCATGGAAGGAGATGCTGCGTCCAGAGGTCGCACATCCCGGCTCCTTGTGGAAGTATACAGGGTCGGTGTCGGGCGCACTATTGGGGTACATTATGGCCAATGTGCCCGGCGCTGTGGGAggcgccatgctcggcggAAAGCTTGGCTCGGTGCGCGATGTTAAAGGGAAAGCGGTCACGGAAGCGTTTCTCAATTTGGAGCTCGTCCAACGTGCCGAGATTTTGCGTGGACTCGCGGCCAAGGTTTTTGGCTCGCTCTGA
- the MMM1 gene encoding ERMES complex subunit mmm1 (BUSCO:EOG09262X74; COG:U; TransMembrane:1 (o20-39i); EggNog:ENOG503NU1T) yields the protein MAYGLGHSPAPRELTFTQGFVAGQLVLILLLAFLFRYFFMTNVPASLEKQRADLIARTETMQKSLDARCKAQKQGRAVPYDQSLEARILDMLQRTHYDMSAHPPESVDWLTLLAAQIIYGYRESILQAAQHIHDPNQGMPLPSLQTPEKAATKRVLERALNGAVGGHTMGLLDTITVTDINFGSQYPTFSNARFRPSDKPNGLRLEVDFDYVDTISIGLDTKLLLNFPRLRFGSLALALTLRIERFAGTAAVEVGPRGGQLGAPQELRLCLFPDFILRARVASVMGSEKGLKNVPKIEELLVSRLHIILQDKVVWPKYWSIPLRGLSQS from the coding sequence ATGGCGTACGGACTCGGCCACAGCCCGGCACCGCGAGAGCTGACGTTTACGCAAGGGTTTGTCGCAGGCCAGCTAGTTCTTATCCTGCTTCTTGCGTTCCTGTTTCGCTACTTTTTCATGACCAATGTGCCAGCCTCGCTGGAGAaacagcgcgcggatttGATTGCGCGCACCGAGACGATGCAGAAatcgctcgacgcgcgatgcaagGCACAGAAGCAAGGCCGTGCCGTGCCGTACGACCAGTCCTTGGAAGCTCGCATACTCGATATGCTCCAGCGTACCCACTACGACATGTCCGCGCATCCGCCCGAGTCGGTCGATTGGCTTACACTCCTCGCTGCCCAGATCATCTACGGCTACCGCGAGAGTATCTTGCAAGCTGCACAGCATATTCATGACCCGAATCAAGGCATGCCGCTTCCCTCTTTACAGACGCCCGAAAAGGCTGCGACCAAGCGTGTATTAGAGCGCGCACTTAACGGTGCAGTCGGTGGACACACGATGGGTCTGCTCGATACCATCACCGTCACAGACATTAACTTTGGAAGCCAGTACCCCACATTCAGCAATGCTCGGTTCCGCCCGTCGGACAAGCCAAACGGCCTGCGCCTCGAAGTCGATTTCGACTATGTGGACACGATTAGTATTGGGCTCGACACCAAGCTCTTGCTAAACTTTCCCCGGCTGCGTTTTGGATCCCTCGCACTCGCGCTTACGCTGCGTATTGAGCGGTTTGCCGGCACTGCCGCGGTAGAAGTCGGGCCGAGAGGCGGTCAGCTGGGCGCACCGCAGgagctgcgcttgtgcttgtTCCCCGACTTTATACTCCGAGCGCGAGTCGCGAGCGTGATGGGCTCAGAAAAAGGGCTCAAAAACGTGCCAAAGATAGAGGAGCTTCTCGTTTCTCGCTTACACATCATCCTACAGGACAAGGTGGTGTGGCCCAAGTACTGGAGTATTCCTTTGCGGGGCCTATCGCAGTCCTAA
- the ASH2 gene encoding transcription factor, contains a PHD finger motif (COG:B; COG:K; EggNog:ENOG503NZB5), which translates to MTPEEGLGVEKDALGEPMTEDAHDSPLPREIAPTTLGIALSQGTYDSQPSSPSPYREIAPNTVVPPSHVLPPGFRGPIPRDSDAETFAPLPSFVPVHENASLGNVTNFPMNKGGWRYTAAGPAAHWLPKTVFRSLEFLPDGVHWSWQDRSAFTRISQNAMTLGVDKGFRSARTNVGVRHGAWYVEIEVLPPDASSLPATPMRDGPHARVGFGRREASLNAPVGWDAYSYGYRDQNGAKVTCSRPAPFGRAFGVGDVVGMYIRLPPSDAPLFPGTEHQIHQKRIPIRYRGQLYFESLEYPVTKEMDAVMDKARHGEDAVAPSKSNEREEKRPARSTGASQPLRPLPVLPESCIGFVVNGAPQGIAFTHLYDFRPLCAHPSVAKGKREKKRGEGANSTPEPVITQHTSVSTIMRSRQNAFDDGTLGYYPMVSLYGGARARLITREFVFPPPADLEDQLWGCTAQRGENAVHKSAAPLWRPLEDRFQEHLAELEACDARAEQDTQPDNSD; encoded by the coding sequence ATGACGCCCGAAGAAGGGCTGGGTgtggaaaaagacgcgcttggcgagcCGATGACAGAAGATGCACATGATAGCCCTCTTCCAAGAGAAATTGCTCCTACAACGCTGGGCATAGCGCTCAGTCAAGGCACGTACGACTCGCAGCCttcgtcgccgtcgccgtaCCGTGAAATTGCGCCCAACACTGTGGTACCTCCATCGCACGTCTTACCGCCAGGGTTCCGAGGCCCGATTCCAAGAGATAGCGATGCAGAGACATTTGCGCCACTGCCCTCTTTTGTGCCTGTGCACGAAAATGCGTCACTTGGGAACGTGACCAACTTTCCGATGAACAAGGGCGGATGGCGGTACACCGCTGCAGGTCCTGCAGCACACTGGCTTCCAAAAACCGTGTTCCGCTCGCTCGAGTTTCTTCCCGACGGCGTGCATTGGTCGTGGCAGGACCGCAGTGCGTTTACACGAATTAGCCAAAATGCCATGACGCTCGGAGTGGACAAAGGGTTTCGCAGTGCGCGTACAAATGTCGGTgtgcggcacggcgcgtggTACGTCGAAATAGAGGTACTACCGCCCGACGCATCGAGCCTACCTGCCACTCCCATGCGCGATGGTCCGCATGCGCGCGTTGGTTTTGGCAGGCGCGAGGCTTCGCTCAATGCACCGGTCGGCTGGGATGCGTACAGCTACGGGTACCGCGACCAGAACGGAGCAAAAGTCACTTGTTCACGGCCGGCACCTTTTGGCCGTGCATTCGGTGTGGGAGATGTGGTGGGTATGTATATCCGTCTTCCACCGAGCGATGCCCCGTTGTTCCCTGGTACCGAGCACCAAATCCACCAAAAACGTATCCCGATCCGCTACCGCGGCCAATTGTACTTTGAGAGTCTCGAATACCCAGTGACAAAAGAGATGGATGCGGTCatggacaaggcgcgccacGGCGAGGACGCTGTTGCACCGTCCAAATCGAACGAGCGTGAAGAAAAGCGACCCGCACGCTCGACCGGTGCATCGCAGCCGCTGCGTCCGTTGCCAGTCTTGCCAGAGAGTTGTATTGGATTTGTGGTGaacggtgcgccgcaagggATTGCGTTTACCCATTTATACGACTTCCGCCCGCTCTGTGCGCACCCATCGGTCGCCAAAGGGAAACGAGAAAAGAAACGGGGCGAGGGCGCAAACAGCACGCCGGAGCCGGTCATTACGCAGCATACTAGCGTGTCTACAATCATGCGCAGTAGACAGAATGCATTCGACGACGGGACGCTGGGCTACTATCCGATGGTATCGCTCTatggaggcgctcgagcacgccTCATTacgcgcgagtttgtcTTTCCCCCACCGGCGGATCTGGAAGATCAACTGTGGGGGTGCACAGCACAGCGTGGGGAAAATGCCGTGCACAAAAGCGCGGCACCACTATGGCGGCCACTGGAAGATCGATTTCAGGagcaccttgccgagctggaagcgtgcgatgcgcgtgcggagcAGGATACGCAGCCAGACAATAGCGACTGA
- the TMA22 gene encoding Translation machinery-associated protein 22 (COG:J; BUSCO:EOG092652NQ; EggNog:ENOG503P1VJ): MSAVAAQPEAEAPPERFPPRSVHYCEICTFPYEYCEYGSSLTKCKANLESRDPVLFSSLYSEEAITDKLKSLTTEQAESLERESAKRERKAEAKAEKERAQLASSKVILSRVARTKRKVITCITGLHLFSPPLPALKVIAKGLSSRFATGASVSQSIQNPGVDEIHIQGDVLDEVKKMLLQRAKPFEKMPSVEDGGLLEKNIVIDEKAK, encoded by the exons ATGAGTGCAGTGGCAGCGCAACCCGAGGCTGAGGCGCCTCCAGAGCGGTTCCCACCACGATCGGTGCACTATTGCGAGATATGTACTTTTCCGTATGAGTATTGCGAATACGGCTCGTCGTTGACCAAGTGCAAGGCGAACTTGGAATCGCGTGACCCAGTCTTGTTCAGCAGTTTGTACTCGGAGGAGGCGATCACGGACAAGCTCAAGTCGCTTACTACCGAGCAGGCCGAATCGCTTGAGCGTGAAAGTGCGAAGCGTGAGCGCAAGGCGGAAGCGAAggcggaaaaagagcgcgcgcagcttgcg TCGTCCAAGGTGATTCTTTCGCGTGTCGCGCGTACAAAGCGTAAAGTTATTACATGTATCACTGGATTGCATCTTTTCTCTCCGCCGCTGCCTGCATTGAAAGTGATTGCAAAAGG ACTTTCCTCGCGTTTTGCGACGGGCGCATCGGTCTCGCAGAGTATCCAGAACCCTGGAGTTGACGAGATTCATATCCAGGGAGATGTTCTGGATGAGGTGAAGAAAAtgcttctgcagcgcgctaAACCGTTTGAGAAGATGCCGTCTGTCGAGGACGGCGGCCTGTTAGAAAAGAATATTGTCATTGACGAAAAGGCCAAGTAG
- the GTR2 gene encoding GTP-binding protein gtr2 (BUSCO:EOG09263274; COG:U; EggNog:ENOG503NVBT), producing the protein MSAGEARTSERLFAHGKGEPMRRKIMILGMRRAGKSSMCKVVFQSYQPNDTLFLPPTARTQTFETEAFQRLEICDVPGSALLQIKLGASKTDAESSTSLHIAWTETSAVVFVVDAQDDYLDAVSKLKEVLLIAYAQNPKIHFHVFIHKVDGLSDDYKYDIQRDVEQRVYEELIDASHDFTTASGEPAHLDADVNIRFHLTSVFNPSVTVAFSRIQQRLMQSDDASSHESNAENSAGSTAPAMISLFDAIESACNALCSICHLEKAFVFDIQSRTYIGCDSSPFDAPLFDVMYEYAGFLMQFVTLYSHIPREQEASKTAYNPADRAYAASSVRLGSDTSLACWRLSDQLALIVTIRTNIHITNSGIIDYNVSIFRHTIELLRGLASPSPS; encoded by the exons ATGTCTGCTGGGGAAGCGAGAACATCGGAACGATTGTTCGCGCATGGCAAAGGCGAAccaatgcggcgcaagatAATGATTCTTGGTatgcggcgtgctgggAAATCCAGCATGTGCAAGGTTGTATTCCAGTCCTACCAACCGAACGATACCCTTTTCCTTCCGCCAACCGCGCGTACACAAACGTTTGAGACGGAGGCATTTCAGCGTCTCGAGATATGTGACGTGCCTGGAAGTGCACTTTTACAAATAAAGTTGGGTGCGAGCAAGACAGACGCTGAGAGCAGCACCTCGCTGCACATCGCATGGACAGAGACAAGCGCGGTGGTTTTTGTCGTCGACGCCCAGGACGACTACCTTGACGCAGTGTCCAAGCTGAAGGAGGTTCTTCTGATTGCATACGCGCAGAACCCCAAGATTCATTTCCACGTTTTTATTCATAAAGTGGACGGACTAAGCGACGACTACAAATACGatatccagcgcgacgtcgagcagcgagtTTACGAGGAATTGATCGACGCATCGCACGACTTTACCACTGCATCTGGCGAGCCAGCACATTTGGATGCGGACGTAAATATACGATTTCATCTTACCTCGGTATTCAATCCAAGCGTCACGGTCGCATTCTCGCGCATACAGCAGCGGCTCATGCAGAGCGACGACGCGTCCAGCCACGAGTCGAACGCGGAGAATAGTGCGGGATCTACAGCGCCGGCGATGATCAGTTTATTTGACGCTATTGAATctgcgtgcaatgcgctgTGCTCCATCTGTCACCTGGAGAAGGCATTTGTGTTTGACATCCAAAGCCGCACGTACATTGGGTGTGACTCATCGCCATTTGACGCGCCGTTATTCGACGTGATGTATGAGTATGCGGGATTTTTGATGCAATTTGTCACGCTATACAGCCACATTCCCCGCGAGCAAGAGGCGTCAAAAACGGCGTACAATCCAGCGGACCGCGCATATGCCGCGAGTTCGGTGCGGCTAGGATCGGACACGTCGCTTGCATGCTGGCGACTTAGCGACCAGCTTGCTCTGATCGTTACAATACGCACCAATATACACATCACGAACTCGGGGATTATT GACTACAACGTGAGCATCTTCCGCCATACcatcgagctgctgcgcggtTTGGCAAGCCCGTCGCCTTCATAG
- the GTP14 gene encoding Ypt/Rab-type GTPase Rab7 (COG:U; EggNog:ENOG503NWMV), producing the protein MATAARKKVLLKVIILGDSGVGKTSLMNQYVNKRFSAAYKATIGADFLTREVIVDGRLVTMQLWDTAGQERFQSLGVAFYRGADCCVLVHDVNNPKSFESLDSWRDEFLIQASPHDPDHFPFVVLGNKIDMEESKRVVTQKRVLNWCQSKGNIPYFETSAKEAINVEQAFQTIAKNALQQEAEAELYTDYPDPIRIDAANPRSSGCNC; encoded by the exons ATGGCAACGGCAGCTAGGAAAAAGGTGCTTCTAAAG GTTATT ATTCTTGGCGATTCTGG TGTCGGCAAGACTTCTTTGATGAACCAAT ATGTCAACAAGCGTTTCTCTGCAGCGTACAAAGCCACGATTGGTGCGGATTTCCTCACCCGTGAAGTGATTGTCGACGGGCGCCTCGTCACGATGCAGCTCTGGGATACTGCCGGCCAGGAGCGATTTCAATCGCTCGGCGTTGCATTCTACCGTGGAGCTGACTGCTGTGTGCTTGTGCACGACGTGAATAACCCAAAATCCTTTGAGTCGCTTGATAGCTGGCGCGACGAGTTTTTGATCCAGGCGAGCCCCCACGACCCCGACCACTTTCCCTTTGTCGTACTTGGCAACAAGATTGATATGGAGGAAAGCAAGCGTGTGGTAACGCAGAAGCGTGTCTTAAACTGGTGCCAGAGCAAAGGCAATATCCCCTACTTTGAGACCTCCGCAAAAGAGGCCATCAATGTGGAGCAGGCGTTCCAAACGATTGCCAAGaatgcactgcagcaggAGGCAGAGGCGGAGCTGTATACAGACTACCCCGATCCCATCAGGATTGATGCTGCAAACCCACGGTCCAGTGGGTGCAATTGCTAG